In Lepidochelys kempii isolate rLepKem1 chromosome 10, rLepKem1.hap2, whole genome shotgun sequence, a single window of DNA contains:
- the LOC140918164 gene encoding cytochrome P450 3A9-like — translation MNLLPSFSIETWALLIALLFLLILYGIWPFGFFKKLGIPGPKPLPFFGTALEYRKGFLEFDGTCYEKYGKIWGFYDGRQPVLAVTDPTIIKTVLVKECFTTFTNRRNLGLVGVLESAVSMAQDEQWKRIRTVLSPTFTSGKLKEMFPIMKQYGEVLVRNVQKKAEKDEPVDVKDIFGAYSMDVVTSTSFGVNIDSMNNPKDPFVKEIKKLVKFNLFDPLFILIFVCPFLIPLLKKMDVNFFPKDAIEFFTKSIARMKEDREKEAKGGRVDFLQLMIESQNSNISYESNGVTHTYKGLTDTEILAQAFIFIFAGYEPTSNSLCYLAYKLATHPEVQQKLQDELDSVLPNKAPLTYNALMQMEYLDMAVNEILRLFPLGGRLERVCKKDVEINGLTIPKDTVVMIPISILHCIPEYWPEPEEFRPERFSKENKEVLDPYTYLPFGAGPRNCIGMRFALLSMKVAVASLLQNFTFRPCKETQIPLKLNSQGSLTPEKPIVLKLVPRTYTTHPEE, via the exons ATGAACCTTCTCCCTAGCTTTTCCATTGAGACCTGGGCTCTCCTGATTGCACTGCTATTTCTCCTGATACT ATATGGGATCTGGCCATTTGGTTTTTTCAAGAAATTGGGTATCCCTGGGCCAAAGCCATTGCCTTTCTTTGGAACTGCCTTGGAGTATCGTAAA GGTTTCTTGGAGTTTGACGGTACATGCTATGAGAAATACGGGAAAATCTGGGG GTTTTATGATGGCAGGCAACCTGTGCTGGCTGTCACAGATCCTACAATAATTAAAACCGTGCTGGTGAAAGAGTGCTTCACCACCTTTACCAACCGGCGG AATTTAGGTCTAGTGGGAGTGCTGGAGTCGGCTGTCTCCATGGCTCAGGATGAGCAGTGGAAGAGAATTCGTACTGTGCTCTCTCCAACCTTCACCAGTGGGAAGCTAAAGGAG ATGTTTCCCATTATGAAGCAATACGGGGAGGTTTTGGTGAGAAATGTTCAGAAGAAAGCAGAAAAGGATGAGCCTGTGGACGTTAAGGA CATCTTTGGAGCCTATAGCATGGATGTTGTTACTAGCACTTCCTTCGGTGTGAACATTGACTCCATGAACAACCCCAAAGATCCTTTTGTCAAAGAAATCAAGAAGCTAGTGAAGTTTAACCTTTTTGACCCACTCTTCATTTTGATAT TTGTATGCCCGTTCCTCATTCCCCTTCTTAAGAAGATGGAtgtgaattttttccccaaagatgcCATAGAATTCTTCACAAAGTCGATCGCCAGAATGAAGGAGGACCGTGAAAAAGAGGCCAAAGGG GGCCGAGTGGATTTCCTACAGCTGATGATCGAATCCCAGAACTCTAACATTAGCTATGAAAGCAATGGAGTGACTCACACATATAAAG GCCTGACTGATACTGAGATTTTGGCACAAgcgtttattttcatttttgctgGATATGAGCCCACCAGCAACTCCCTTTGCTACCTGGCTTACAAACTGGCCAcccaccctgaagtgcagcaGAAGCTGCAGGACGAGCTAGACTCAGTTTTACCAAACAAG GCTCCTCTCACCTACAATGCCCTGATGCAGATGGAGTATCTCGACATGGCAGTGAATGAAATCCTTAGGCTGTTTCCTCTTGGAGGACGACTTGAAAGGGTCTGCAAGAAAGACGTAGAGATAAATGGACTGACCATTCCAAAAGACACTGTTGTTATGATCCCAATCTCTATTCTGCATTGTATCCCAGAATACTGGCCAGAACCAGAGGAGTTCAGACCGGAAAG GTTCAGTAAAGAGAACAAAGAGGTCCTGGATCCATACACGTACCTGCCCTTTGGAGCTGGTCCCAGGAACTGCATTGGAATGAGGTTTGCTCTCCTCTCCATGAAAGTTGCTGTCGCCAGTCTGCTGCAGAATTTCACCTTCAGACCCTGCAAAGAAACCCAG ATCCCGCTCAAGCTGAATTCCCAGGGATCCCTGACGCCAGAGAAACCTATTGTTCTGAAGTTAGTCCCCAGAACTTATACCACACACCCAGAGGAGTAA